A single Corvus hawaiiensis isolate bCorHaw1 chromosome 24, bCorHaw1.pri.cur, whole genome shotgun sequence DNA region contains:
- the FMNL3 gene encoding formin-like protein 3 isoform X4, which yields MGNVESADGEALPRGPGTAAAPGGPGLFAPCKMPMPEPCELEERFALVLSSMNLPPDKARLLRQYDNEKKWDLICDQERFQVKSPPHAYIQKLRSFLEPGVTRKKFRRRVQESTKVLRELEISLRTNHIGWVREFLNDENKGLDVLVNYLSFAQCAVMLDFEGLDGGEDGALEKLRAWSRSIEDLQHPSALPAPFASSLARSARQTALRYGTLPSRRALKNSRLVSQKDDVHLCIMCLRAIMNYQYGFNLVMSHPHAVNEIALSLNNKNPRMKALVLELLAAVCLVRGGHEIILAAFDNFKEVCKEKHRFERLMEYFRNEDSSIDFMVACMQFINIVVHSVEDMNFRVHLQYEFTKLGLEEFLQKSRHTESEKLQVQIQAYLDNVFDVGGLLEDAETKNVALEKVEELEEHLSHLTEKLLDLENENMMRVAELEKQLLQREKELEVVKETYEHTSHQVHTLRRMIKEKDEAFRRHYGSEPPPLPSAEPPPPPEPLEETLRLPVPPPVEAAPPPPPPPPPLPPPAPPLPGKCPPAPPLPGASPSIALTVGLSAIRIKKPIKTKFRLPVFNWTVLKPSQISGTVFSELDDERVLEDLDLERFEELFKTKAQGPALDLVCAKSKAAQKVATKVTLLEANRAKNLAITLRKAGRSADEICRAIHTFDLATLPVDFVECLMRFLPTEAEAKALRQYERERKPLEELADEDRFMLQFSKVERLPQRMAIMAFLGNFAENIQMLTPQLNAIIAASASVKSSQKLKHMLEIILALGNYMNSSKRGAVYGFKLQSLDLLLDTKSTDRKMTLLHFIALTVREKYPELATFWQELHFVEKAAAVSLENVLLDVKELGRGMELLRRECGQHESAVLRGFLGGSEGQLERLQRDARTAEDAYNTVVRYFGESPKTTPPSVFFPVFVRFIHSYKDAEQENETRKKQEEVMREKLLAQEAKKQEKRNKWQQQELIAELRRRQAKDHRPMYEGKDGTIEDIITARRWIRL from the exons ATGGGGAACGTGGAGAGCGCGGACGGGGAGGCGCTGCCCCGGGGCCCGGGaacggcggcggccccgggggggcCCGGACTGTTCGCCCCGTGCAAGATGCCGATGCCGGAGCCCTGCGAGCTGGAGGAGCGCTTCGCCCTGGTGCTG agcTCCATGAACCTGCCCCCAGACAAAGCCCGGCTCCTGCGTCAGTACGACAACGAGAAGAAGTGGGACCTCATCTGTGACCAG GAGCGGTTCCAGGTGAAGAGTCCCCCCCACGCCTACATCCAGAAGCTGCGCAGCTTCCTGGAGCCAGGTGTCACACGGaag AAGTTCAGGAGGAGGGTGCAGGAGTCGACCAAGGTGCTGCGTGAGCTGGAGATCAGCCTGAGGACGAACCACATCGG GTGGGTGCGGGAGTTCCTCAATGATGAGAACAAGGGGCTGGACGTGCTGGTGAACTACCTGTCCTTCGCCCAGTGCGCCGTCAT GTTGGATTTTGAGGGCCTGGATGGCGGCGAGGATGGCGCACTGGAGAAGCTGCgtgcctggagcaggtccaTCGAGGATCTGCAGCACCCCAGCGCCCTGCCCGCCCCCTTCGCCAGCAGCCTGGCCCGCTCTGCCCGCCAGACCGCCCTACG CTATGGGACACTGCCCAGCCGCAGGGCTCTGAAGAACTCGCGCCTGGTGAGCCAGAAGGATGATGTCCACCTCTGCATCATGTGTCTTCGGGCCATCATGAACTACCAG TACGGCTTCAACCTGGTCATGTCTCACCCGCATGCTGTCAATGAGATCGCCCTGAGCCTCAACAACAAGAACCCGAG GATGAAGGctctggtgctggagctgctggcagctgtcTGCCTGGTGAGGGGCGGCCACGAGATCATCCTCGCTGCCTTTGACAACTTCAAGGAG GTGTGCAAGGAGAAGCACCGCTTTGAGCGGCTGATGGAATACTTCCGCAACGAGGACAGCAGCATCGACTTCATG gtgGCCTGCATGCAGTTCATCAACATCGTGGTGCACTCGGTGGAGGACATGAACTTCCGCGTCCATCTCCAGTATGAGTTCACCAAACTGGGGCTGGAGGAGTTCCTGCAG AAGTCGAGGCACACGGAGAGCGAGAAGCTGCAGGTGCAGATCCAGGCGTACCTGGACAATGTCTTTGACGTGGGGGGGCTGCTGGAGGATGCCGAGACCAAGAACGTGGCCCTGGAGAaggtggaggagctggaggagcaccTGTCCCAC ctaACGGAGAAGCTGCTGGACCTGGAGAACGAGAACATGATGCGGGTGGCGGaactggagaagcagctgctgcagcgagagaaggagctggaggtggtCAAG GAGACCTACGAGCACACGAGCCACCAGGTGCACACGCTGCGCAGGATGATCAAGGAGAAGGACGAGGCTTTCCGGCGGCACTACGGCTCCGAGCCGCCCCCGCTGCCCAGCGCCGAGCCACCTCCCCCGCCCGAGCCCTTGGAGGAGACCCTGCGGCTCCCGGTCCCGCCCCCGGTGGAGGCtgcgccccccccgcccccaccgCCTCCCCCGctgccgccccccgcgcccccgctCCCAG GGAAgtgccccccggccccgccgctgcccggGGCTTCACCCTCCATCGCCCTCACCGTCGGGCTCTCAG CCATCCGGATCAAGAAGCCCATCAAGACCAAATTCCGGTTGCCTGTGTTCAACTGGACGGTGCTGAAGCCCAGCCAGATCAGCGGGACGGTGTTCAGCGAGCTGGACGACGAGCGTGTGCTGGAG GACCTGGATCTGGAGCGCTTCGAGGAGCTGTTCAAGACCAAGGCGCAGGGCCCGGCGCTGGACCTGGTGTGTGCCAAGAGCAAGGCAGCGCAGAAAGTGGCCACCAAGGTGACCCTGCTGGAGGCCAACCGTGCCAAGAACTTGGCCATCACCCTGCGCAAGGCCGGGCGCAGCGCCGACGAGATCTGCCGGGCCATCCACAC GTTTGACCTGGCAACGCTGCCGGTGGACTTTGTGGAGTGCCTGATGCGGTTCCTGCCCACGGAGGCGGAGGCGAAGGCGCTGCGGCAGTACGAGCGCGAGCGGAAGCCGCTGGAGGAGCTGGCGGACGAGGACCGGTTCATGCTGCAGTTCAGCAAGGTGGAGCGGCTGCCGCAGCGCATGGCCATCATGGCCTTCCTCGGCAACTTCGCCGAGAACATCCAGATGCTGACGCCG cagctcaacGCCATCATCGCAGCCTCGGCCTCTGTCAAGTCGTCCCAGAAGCTGAAGCACATGTTGGAG ATCATCTTGGCACTGGGCAACTACATGAACAGCAGCAAACGCGGTGCAGTCTACGGCTTCAAATTGCAGAGCCTGGACCTG ctcctggacaCCAAGTCGACAGACAGGAAGATGACACTGCTGCACTTCATCGCGCTGACAGTGCGGGAGAAGTACCCAGAGCTGGCGACCttctggcaggagctgcacttTGTGGAGAAGGCTGCAGCAG tgtccctggagaACGTGTTGCTGGACGTGAAGGAGCTGGGccgggggatggagctgctgcggCGGGAGTGTGGGCAGCACGAGAGCGCGGTGCTGCGCGGCTTCCTGGGCGGCAGCGAGGGGCAGCTCGAGCGGCTGCAGCGCGACGCGCGCACGGCCGAG GACGCCTACAACACTGTGGTGAGGTATTTTGGCGAAAGCCCCAAGACGACCCCCCCGTCCGTCTTCTTCCCAGTCTTTGTGCGGTTCATCCACTCTTACAAG GACGCGGAGCAGGAAAACGAGACACggaagaagcaggaggaggtgatgcgagagaagctgctggcacaggaggcTAAAAAGCAGGAGAAG CGGAAcaagtggcagcagcaggagctgatcGCGGAGCTGCGGCGGCGCCAGGCCAAGGACCACCGGCCCATGTACGAGGGCAAGGATGGCACCATCGAGGACATCATCACCG
- the FMNL3 gene encoding formin-like protein 3 isoform X5, giving the protein MGNVESADGEALPRGPGTAAAPGGPGLFAPCKMPMPEPCELEERFALVLSSMNLPPDKARLLRQYDNEKKWDLICDQERFQVKSPPHAYIQKLRSFLEPGVTRKKFRRRVQESTKVLRELEISLRTNHIGWVREFLNDENKGLDVLVNYLSFAQCAVIYGTLPSRRALKNSRLVSQKDDVHLCIMCLRAIMNYQYGFNLVMSHPHAVNEIALSLNNKNPRMKALVLELLAAVCLVRGGHEIILAAFDNFKEVCKEKHRFERLMEYFRNEDSSIDFMVACMQFINIVVHSVEDMNFRVHLQYEFTKLGLEEFLQKSRHTESEKLQVQIQAYLDNVFDVGGLLEDAETKNVALEKVEELEEHLSHLTEKLLDLENENMMRVAELEKQLLQREKELEVVKETYEHTSHQVHTLRRMIKEKDEAFRRHYGSEPPPLPSAEPPPPPEPLEETLRLPVPPPVEAAPPPPPPPPPLPPPAPPLPGKCPPAPPLPGASPSIALTVGLSAIRIKKPIKTKFRLPVFNWTVLKPSQISGTVFSELDDERVLEDLDLERFEELFKTKAQGPALDLVCAKSKAAQKVATKVTLLEANRAKNLAITLRKAGRSADEICRAIHTFDLATLPVDFVECLMRFLPTEAEAKALRQYERERKPLEELADEDRFMLQFSKVERLPQRMAIMAFLGNFAENIQMLTPQLNAIIAASASVKSSQKLKHMLEIILALGNYMNSSKRGAVYGFKLQSLDLLLDTKSTDRKMTLLHFIALTVREKYPELATFWQELHFVEKAAAVSLENVLLDVKELGRGMELLRRECGQHESAVLRGFLGGSEGQLERLQRDARTAEDAYNTVVRYFGESPKTTPPSVFFPVFVRFIHSYKDAEQENETRKKQEEVMREKLLAQEAKKQEKRNKWQQQELIAELRRRQAKDHRPMYEGKDGTIEDIITALKSVPFTARTAKRGSRFFCDPSHHDESSC; this is encoded by the exons ATGGGGAACGTGGAGAGCGCGGACGGGGAGGCGCTGCCCCGGGGCCCGGGaacggcggcggccccgggggggcCCGGACTGTTCGCCCCGTGCAAGATGCCGATGCCGGAGCCCTGCGAGCTGGAGGAGCGCTTCGCCCTGGTGCTG agcTCCATGAACCTGCCCCCAGACAAAGCCCGGCTCCTGCGTCAGTACGACAACGAGAAGAAGTGGGACCTCATCTGTGACCAG GAGCGGTTCCAGGTGAAGAGTCCCCCCCACGCCTACATCCAGAAGCTGCGCAGCTTCCTGGAGCCAGGTGTCACACGGaag AAGTTCAGGAGGAGGGTGCAGGAGTCGACCAAGGTGCTGCGTGAGCTGGAGATCAGCCTGAGGACGAACCACATCGG GTGGGTGCGGGAGTTCCTCAATGATGAGAACAAGGGGCTGGACGTGCTGGTGAACTACCTGTCCTTCGCCCAGTGCGCCGTCAT CTATGGGACACTGCCCAGCCGCAGGGCTCTGAAGAACTCGCGCCTGGTGAGCCAGAAGGATGATGTCCACCTCTGCATCATGTGTCTTCGGGCCATCATGAACTACCAG TACGGCTTCAACCTGGTCATGTCTCACCCGCATGCTGTCAATGAGATCGCCCTGAGCCTCAACAACAAGAACCCGAG GATGAAGGctctggtgctggagctgctggcagctgtcTGCCTGGTGAGGGGCGGCCACGAGATCATCCTCGCTGCCTTTGACAACTTCAAGGAG GTGTGCAAGGAGAAGCACCGCTTTGAGCGGCTGATGGAATACTTCCGCAACGAGGACAGCAGCATCGACTTCATG gtgGCCTGCATGCAGTTCATCAACATCGTGGTGCACTCGGTGGAGGACATGAACTTCCGCGTCCATCTCCAGTATGAGTTCACCAAACTGGGGCTGGAGGAGTTCCTGCAG AAGTCGAGGCACACGGAGAGCGAGAAGCTGCAGGTGCAGATCCAGGCGTACCTGGACAATGTCTTTGACGTGGGGGGGCTGCTGGAGGATGCCGAGACCAAGAACGTGGCCCTGGAGAaggtggaggagctggaggagcaccTGTCCCAC ctaACGGAGAAGCTGCTGGACCTGGAGAACGAGAACATGATGCGGGTGGCGGaactggagaagcagctgctgcagcgagagaaggagctggaggtggtCAAG GAGACCTACGAGCACACGAGCCACCAGGTGCACACGCTGCGCAGGATGATCAAGGAGAAGGACGAGGCTTTCCGGCGGCACTACGGCTCCGAGCCGCCCCCGCTGCCCAGCGCCGAGCCACCTCCCCCGCCCGAGCCCTTGGAGGAGACCCTGCGGCTCCCGGTCCCGCCCCCGGTGGAGGCtgcgccccccccgcccccaccgCCTCCCCCGctgccgccccccgcgcccccgctCCCAG GGAAgtgccccccggccccgccgctgcccggGGCTTCACCCTCCATCGCCCTCACCGTCGGGCTCTCAG CCATCCGGATCAAGAAGCCCATCAAGACCAAATTCCGGTTGCCTGTGTTCAACTGGACGGTGCTGAAGCCCAGCCAGATCAGCGGGACGGTGTTCAGCGAGCTGGACGACGAGCGTGTGCTGGAG GACCTGGATCTGGAGCGCTTCGAGGAGCTGTTCAAGACCAAGGCGCAGGGCCCGGCGCTGGACCTGGTGTGTGCCAAGAGCAAGGCAGCGCAGAAAGTGGCCACCAAGGTGACCCTGCTGGAGGCCAACCGTGCCAAGAACTTGGCCATCACCCTGCGCAAGGCCGGGCGCAGCGCCGACGAGATCTGCCGGGCCATCCACAC GTTTGACCTGGCAACGCTGCCGGTGGACTTTGTGGAGTGCCTGATGCGGTTCCTGCCCACGGAGGCGGAGGCGAAGGCGCTGCGGCAGTACGAGCGCGAGCGGAAGCCGCTGGAGGAGCTGGCGGACGAGGACCGGTTCATGCTGCAGTTCAGCAAGGTGGAGCGGCTGCCGCAGCGCATGGCCATCATGGCCTTCCTCGGCAACTTCGCCGAGAACATCCAGATGCTGACGCCG cagctcaacGCCATCATCGCAGCCTCGGCCTCTGTCAAGTCGTCCCAGAAGCTGAAGCACATGTTGGAG ATCATCTTGGCACTGGGCAACTACATGAACAGCAGCAAACGCGGTGCAGTCTACGGCTTCAAATTGCAGAGCCTGGACCTG ctcctggacaCCAAGTCGACAGACAGGAAGATGACACTGCTGCACTTCATCGCGCTGACAGTGCGGGAGAAGTACCCAGAGCTGGCGACCttctggcaggagctgcacttTGTGGAGAAGGCTGCAGCAG tgtccctggagaACGTGTTGCTGGACGTGAAGGAGCTGGGccgggggatggagctgctgcggCGGGAGTGTGGGCAGCACGAGAGCGCGGTGCTGCGCGGCTTCCTGGGCGGCAGCGAGGGGCAGCTCGAGCGGCTGCAGCGCGACGCGCGCACGGCCGAG GACGCCTACAACACTGTGGTGAGGTATTTTGGCGAAAGCCCCAAGACGACCCCCCCGTCCGTCTTCTTCCCAGTCTTTGTGCGGTTCATCCACTCTTACAAG GACGCGGAGCAGGAAAACGAGACACggaagaagcaggaggaggtgatgcgagagaagctgctggcacaggaggcTAAAAAGCAGGAGAAG CGGAAcaagtggcagcagcaggagctgatcGCGGAGCTGCGGCGGCGCCAGGCCAAGGACCACCGGCCCATGTACGAGGGCAAGGATGGCACCATCGAGGACATCATCACCG CGCTGAAGAGCGTCCCCTTCACTGCCCGCACGGCCAAGCGGGGCTCCCGCTTCTTCTGCGACCCGTCCCACCACGACGAGTCCAGCTGTTAA
- the FMNL3 gene encoding formin-like protein 3 isoform X6, with translation MAARMAHWRSCVPGAGPSRICSTPAPCPPPSPAAWPALPARPPYGPGSPSLAVLSLSLLRAHLAARPPAGYGTLPSRRALKNSRLVSQKDDVHLCIMCLRAIMNYQYGFNLVMSHPHAVNEIALSLNNKNPRMKALVLELLAAVCLVRGGHEIILAAFDNFKEVCKEKHRFERLMEYFRNEDSSIDFMVACMQFINIVVHSVEDMNFRVHLQYEFTKLGLEEFLQKSRHTESEKLQVQIQAYLDNVFDVGGLLEDAETKNVALEKVEELEEHLSHLTEKLLDLENENMMRVAELEKQLLQREKELEVVKETYEHTSHQVHTLRRMIKEKDEAFRRHYGSEPPPLPSAEPPPPPEPLEETLRLPVPPPVEAAPPPPPPPPPLPPPAPPLPGKCPPAPPLPGASPSIALTVGLSAIRIKKPIKTKFRLPVFNWTVLKPSQISGTVFSELDDERVLEDLDLERFEELFKTKAQGPALDLVCAKSKAAQKVATKVTLLEANRAKNLAITLRKAGRSADEICRAIHTFDLATLPVDFVECLMRFLPTEAEAKALRQYERERKPLEELADEDRFMLQFSKVERLPQRMAIMAFLGNFAENIQMLTPQLNAIIAASASVKSSQKLKHMLEIILALGNYMNSSKRGAVYGFKLQSLDLLLDTKSTDRKMTLLHFIALTVREKYPELATFWQELHFVEKAAAVSLENVLLDVKELGRGMELLRRECGQHESAVLRGFLGGSEGQLERLQRDARTAEDAYNTVVRYFGESPKTTPPSVFFPVFVRFIHSYKDAEQENETRKKQEEVMREKLLAQEAKKQEKRNKWQQQELIAELRRRQAKDHRPMYEGKDGTIEDIITALKSVPFTARTAKRGSRFFCDPSHHDESSC, from the exons ATGGCGGCGAGGATGGCGCACTGGAGAAGCTGCgtgcctggagcaggtccaTCGAGGATCTGCAGCACCCCAGCGCCCTGCCCGCCCCCTTCGCCAGCAGCCTGGCCCGCTCTGCCCGCCAGACCGCCCTACG GGCCGGGGTCCCCCTCTCTGGctgtgctctctctctctctcctccgtGCCCACCTCGCTGCTCGCCCGCCCGCCGG CTATGGGACACTGCCCAGCCGCAGGGCTCTGAAGAACTCGCGCCTGGTGAGCCAGAAGGATGATGTCCACCTCTGCATCATGTGTCTTCGGGCCATCATGAACTACCAG TACGGCTTCAACCTGGTCATGTCTCACCCGCATGCTGTCAATGAGATCGCCCTGAGCCTCAACAACAAGAACCCGAG GATGAAGGctctggtgctggagctgctggcagctgtcTGCCTGGTGAGGGGCGGCCACGAGATCATCCTCGCTGCCTTTGACAACTTCAAGGAG GTGTGCAAGGAGAAGCACCGCTTTGAGCGGCTGATGGAATACTTCCGCAACGAGGACAGCAGCATCGACTTCATG gtgGCCTGCATGCAGTTCATCAACATCGTGGTGCACTCGGTGGAGGACATGAACTTCCGCGTCCATCTCCAGTATGAGTTCACCAAACTGGGGCTGGAGGAGTTCCTGCAG AAGTCGAGGCACACGGAGAGCGAGAAGCTGCAGGTGCAGATCCAGGCGTACCTGGACAATGTCTTTGACGTGGGGGGGCTGCTGGAGGATGCCGAGACCAAGAACGTGGCCCTGGAGAaggtggaggagctggaggagcaccTGTCCCAC ctaACGGAGAAGCTGCTGGACCTGGAGAACGAGAACATGATGCGGGTGGCGGaactggagaagcagctgctgcagcgagagaaggagctggaggtggtCAAG GAGACCTACGAGCACACGAGCCACCAGGTGCACACGCTGCGCAGGATGATCAAGGAGAAGGACGAGGCTTTCCGGCGGCACTACGGCTCCGAGCCGCCCCCGCTGCCCAGCGCCGAGCCACCTCCCCCGCCCGAGCCCTTGGAGGAGACCCTGCGGCTCCCGGTCCCGCCCCCGGTGGAGGCtgcgccccccccgcccccaccgCCTCCCCCGctgccgccccccgcgcccccgctCCCAG GGAAgtgccccccggccccgccgctgcccggGGCTTCACCCTCCATCGCCCTCACCGTCGGGCTCTCAG CCATCCGGATCAAGAAGCCCATCAAGACCAAATTCCGGTTGCCTGTGTTCAACTGGACGGTGCTGAAGCCCAGCCAGATCAGCGGGACGGTGTTCAGCGAGCTGGACGACGAGCGTGTGCTGGAG GACCTGGATCTGGAGCGCTTCGAGGAGCTGTTCAAGACCAAGGCGCAGGGCCCGGCGCTGGACCTGGTGTGTGCCAAGAGCAAGGCAGCGCAGAAAGTGGCCACCAAGGTGACCCTGCTGGAGGCCAACCGTGCCAAGAACTTGGCCATCACCCTGCGCAAGGCCGGGCGCAGCGCCGACGAGATCTGCCGGGCCATCCACAC GTTTGACCTGGCAACGCTGCCGGTGGACTTTGTGGAGTGCCTGATGCGGTTCCTGCCCACGGAGGCGGAGGCGAAGGCGCTGCGGCAGTACGAGCGCGAGCGGAAGCCGCTGGAGGAGCTGGCGGACGAGGACCGGTTCATGCTGCAGTTCAGCAAGGTGGAGCGGCTGCCGCAGCGCATGGCCATCATGGCCTTCCTCGGCAACTTCGCCGAGAACATCCAGATGCTGACGCCG cagctcaacGCCATCATCGCAGCCTCGGCCTCTGTCAAGTCGTCCCAGAAGCTGAAGCACATGTTGGAG ATCATCTTGGCACTGGGCAACTACATGAACAGCAGCAAACGCGGTGCAGTCTACGGCTTCAAATTGCAGAGCCTGGACCTG ctcctggacaCCAAGTCGACAGACAGGAAGATGACACTGCTGCACTTCATCGCGCTGACAGTGCGGGAGAAGTACCCAGAGCTGGCGACCttctggcaggagctgcacttTGTGGAGAAGGCTGCAGCAG tgtccctggagaACGTGTTGCTGGACGTGAAGGAGCTGGGccgggggatggagctgctgcggCGGGAGTGTGGGCAGCACGAGAGCGCGGTGCTGCGCGGCTTCCTGGGCGGCAGCGAGGGGCAGCTCGAGCGGCTGCAGCGCGACGCGCGCACGGCCGAG GACGCCTACAACACTGTGGTGAGGTATTTTGGCGAAAGCCCCAAGACGACCCCCCCGTCCGTCTTCTTCCCAGTCTTTGTGCGGTTCATCCACTCTTACAAG GACGCGGAGCAGGAAAACGAGACACggaagaagcaggaggaggtgatgcgagagaagctgctggcacaggaggcTAAAAAGCAGGAGAAG CGGAAcaagtggcagcagcaggagctgatcGCGGAGCTGCGGCGGCGCCAGGCCAAGGACCACCGGCCCATGTACGAGGGCAAGGATGGCACCATCGAGGACATCATCACCG CGCTGAAGAGCGTCCCCTTCACTGCCCGCACGGCCAAGCGGGGCTCCCGCTTCTTCTGCGACCCGTCCCACCACGACGAGTCCAGCTGTTAA